A stretch of DNA from Streptomyces caniferus:
ACTGCCAGCCTGAAAAGATCAGCGCCACTTGGCGGAAGGGCGAGGACCACACCCTGTGCGTACCCTTCGTGGTACCGGAGGCCCGGAAAGTCACGACTGTTACGTACACCCGCAATGCCCTCGACACCGCGCCCTGGTTGAAGTGGGCCATCGATTCGTGAATAGATCGGGTCCGCGCCAGTGGCCAGGTGACTCTCGAACTGCTTCTCACGCAACGCGGCGGATGTCCCACGCGTACTGCTCCCAGTACCCGGCCAGACTGATGATCTCAACCGATTTGCCGGGTCTTGGTGCGTCGATCATGCGGTTTCCGCCGGCGTAGACCCCCACGTGTCCCCAATTGTGCTTGTCGAAGACGATGAGGTCGCCGGGCTGCATCTGTTCGCGGGGGACGGGCGTCCCGACGTGGCGTTGCTCTTGTGAGGTGCGTGGCAGTTTCACTTTGTGGCCGGTGCCTTGGTAGACCGCGTACGAGGTCAGTCCGGAGCAGTCGAAGCCGCCGCCGGACGGCCCGTTGATGGTGCCGCCGCCCCATATGTAGGGGAGGCCGAGCTGGGTGTAGGCGGCCTTGACGATCGCGTTGGAGGCAACGTCAGTGTTGGAGTCGGGCCCGCTGCGCTGCGCGGCCGCGTACGTCTTGGCCTGGTCGAGGACCTTCTTCACGTACCAGTCGGCGTGGTTGTAGGAGTAGATCGCCTTGTACACCCCGTGGCTGGTGCCGGCTTTGGCACCGTTGGCGCACAGCATTCGCGCCGCCGCATACACCGCGTCGGTGGCATCCCACGGCGTCGGCGGGTTCGCGCCGCCCGGCGGCACCGGGTACGCGTACCCCGTGAACGTGCTCGGCAAGAACTGCATCGGCCCGACCGCGCCGGCCGAGCTGCGCATGGTGGGGTGCCGGGCGTGGTCGGTCTCCACCTTCCCGATCGCCGCGAGCACGCTCCAGTCCAGCCCGCGGCAGCCGGCCGGAGCCGCCTGCCGGTAGAGGGCCAGCATCTTCGGGGGGATGTCGCCGACCTGGCCGCCCTGCATCGATATCTGCGACCCGGCCGCGCCCTGCTCCTCCTGGTGGCCGGCGGCGCCGTTGGCGACGGCGGCGATGAACAGCACCAGCACGCCGATCAGTGCGAACACTGCTGTGCCGAGGCCGACGCCGGTAGCGATGGCGGGCTTCTTCACGAACGCCTCCTGGGCCGTGTGGGCAGGGGCGGCGAGGGCTGGCGGCGCGGCGGTGCGGACGGGGTGATGGGCCGGTTGGCAGCGGCGGCGCGGGTGCGGATGCGGTGAAGGCGCTGCTGCAGGCTCGCCTGCTGGCTGGACGCCGGCGGGGTCATCGGCCGGTTCGGCACCATCTGCGGGCGACGGCTGCGCCGCGGCGCAGCGGCGGGCGCCGGGTTGGGCGTCCGGCCCGTCGCACCCCGCGTTGCTGGGCCGGTGGTTCGGCGGGCCGAGCGGCCGGCGGGGCGGGAGGGCAGCGGCGGCAGGCCGCGGC
This window harbors:
- a CDS encoding C40 family peptidase translates to MKKPAIATGVGLGTAVFALIGVLVLFIAAVANGAAGHQEEQGAAGSQISMQGGQVGDIPPKMLALYRQAAPAGCRGLDWSVLAAIGKVETDHARHPTMRSSAGAVGPMQFLPSTFTGYAYPVPPGGANPPTPWDATDAVYAAARMLCANGAKAGTSHGVYKAIYSYNHADWYVKKVLDQAKTYAAAQRSGPDSNTDVASNAIVKAAYTQLGLPYIWGGGTINGPSGGGFDCSGLTSYAVYQGTGHKVKLPRTSQEQRHVGTPVPREQMQPGDLIVFDKHNWGHVGVYAGGNRMIDAPRPGKSVEIISLAGYWEQYAWDIRRVA